One genomic window of Pungitius pungitius chromosome 11, fPunPun2.1, whole genome shotgun sequence includes the following:
- the setdb1b gene encoding histone-lysine N-methyltransferase SETDB1-B isoform X3, translating to MELEGWDSNMEQELGISLDELKKWIDEAVEKSEIVKKKKAQLTELKEWVEKKEEEEARTDMLLSDANKSILECEKLVKETYQKSGLVYKESSSEDEGGGGGVLSSEVIEIDDDDDDDDVIAVGCLVPPKKPVTPCKDPALIEASSVLHKTSQQLQKLVQIVSKPSPGAPLLRSPSHPPSQSGSHTSVPAVFVSQAQSQSMTQPNPNATEDELRVGMMILGKKRTKTWHRGALVTISPVGNGIFKYKVKFDKGKSLLSGNHVAFEYNPTLEILYVGARVVAKYKDGSLVWLYAGIVAEMPNNKNRMRFLIFFDDGYASYVTLPDLHPICRPLKRTWEDIEDASCRDFIEEYITAYPSRPMVLLKVGQIIKTEWEGTWWKSKVEEVDGSLVKILFLDDKRSEWIYRGSTRLEPMFNLKMTTANTQEKKLAGQQRSRPNMGVMRSKGPVVQYTSDVLVGASPVKTQQGSPSQPSQTPPQQQQQQQQQQQQQPQQPQQQQQQPRPEPLQTQQVQQIQQTVQPSQPPRVDNKHQMAKKSTSPFVAGVGGTHASKIMMQSLSSTPSDPASARISSGQSIASPSYQRLPPLAAAPPPVTQAMATIPRQPSYRAPTDRIFYLAHTCQPACLNRVRPAKSDIHRGKNPLLTPLLYDFRRMTGRRKVNRKMSFHVIYKAPCGLCLRNMAEIQYYLFETRCDFIFLEMFCLDPYVLVDRPFQPQRPFYYIHDITAGKEDIPLSCVNEIDSTPPPKVAYSKERIPEDGVYINTSPDFLVGCDCTDGCRDKSKCSCHQLTLQATGCTPGAQINTNAGFLHKRLEECLPTGIYECNKRCKCCAQMCTNRLVQHGLQVRLQLFKTQNKGWGIRCLDDVAKGSFVCIYAGKILTDDFADREGLEMGDEYFANLDHIESVENFKEGYESEAHCSDSEGSGVDVSRIKIQPSALVSANPVGRPPKKGQSSSSSGDSNEDEDKDSKSEEESDSSDDTFVKESNFSTSSVWRSYTTRGQVKGNKEGSQDSKDEMSALARGVGDDKPPSMPEETGKSKVASWLTSQGLKKESGDAKSQVKSETGKKQEVMTLSDSDEVQTISSGSDDNKEREKVTLAVTKKQVAVKSTRGIALKGGHGMMVKTGTPGGGGGPGGPGGKTGQQGPTGGGGENTPKNTRLFFDGEESCYIIDAKLEGNLGRYLNHSCSPNLFVQNVFVDTHDLRFPWVAFFASKRIRAGTELTWDYNYEVGSVEGKVLLCCCGSTECRGRLL from the exons ATGGAGCTGGAGGGCTGGGATTCAAATATGGAGCAAGAGCTGGGCATCTCTTTGGATGAGCTGAAGAAGTGGATCGACGAAGCAGTGGAGAAGAGTGAgattgtgaagaagaaaaaggctcAGCTGACTGAGCTCAAGGAATGGgtggagaagaaagaagaagaggaggcgagGACAGACATGCTTCTCAGCGATGCCAACAA ATCCATATTGGAGTGTGAAAAGCTCGTGAAGGAAACTTACCAGAAGAGCGGTCTCGTTTACAAAGAGAGCAGCTCGGAGGAtgaggggggcggaggaggcgtGCTGTCCTCTGAGGTCATCGAGATagacgacgacgatgacgacgatgatgtcATTGCCGTCGGCTGTT TGGTTCCTCCAAAGAAGCCAGTCACTCCCTGCAAAGATCCAGCG TTAATTGAGGCCTCCTCAGTGCTACACAAAACATCCCAGCAGTTGCAGAAGTTGGTCCAAATTGTCAGCAAGCCGTCGCCTGGTGCTCCGTTGCTTCGATCTCCGTCGCATCCTCCGTCTCAGTCAG GTAGTCATACTTCAGTGCCAGCAGTGTTTGTATCCCAGGCTCAGTCTCAGTCCATGACCCAGCCGAACCCAAACGCCACAGAAGATGAGCTTCGAGTCGGGATGATGATTTTGGGAAAGAAGCGCACCAAGACCTGGCACAGAGGTGCCCTTGTTACTATCAGCCCAGTCG GAAATGGTATATTTAAGTATAAAGTGAAGTTTGATAAAGGAAAGAGCCTGCTTTCTGGAAATCACGTGGCTTTCGAGTATAACCCGACCCTGGAGATCCTGTATGTCGGGGCTCGCGTAGTCGCCAAATACAAGGACGGCAGCCTGGTGTGGCTCTATGCTGGGATAGTAGCAGAGATGCCCAACAACAAGAACCGGATGAG gtttttgattttctttgatGACGGCTATGCTTCATATGTGACACTACCTGACCTCCACCCAATTTGCAGACCGT TAAAGCGCACCTGGGAGGACATAGAGGATGCGTCTTGTCGAGACTTCATTGAGGAGTACATCACTGCATATCCCAGCAGGCCTATGGTGCTTCTAAAGGTTGGGCAAATCATCAAGACCGAGTGGGAGGGAACTTGGTGGAAGAGCAAAGTGGAAGAGGTGGATGGAAGCTTGGTCAAGATCCTCTTCTTG GATGACAAGAGGAGTGAGTGGATTTACAGAGGCTCCACCAGACTGGAGCCAATGTTCAACCTGAAGATGACCACCGCCAACACCCAGGAGAAGAAGTTGGCTGGCCAGCAGAGGTCACGACCTAACATGG GGGTGATGAGGAGTAAAGGTCCAGTAGTTCAATACACCAGTGACGTACTTGTTGGAGCATCTCCCGTCAAAACGCAGCAAGGCTCACCCAGCCAGCCTTCACAGACACcaccacagcaacaacaacaacaacagcagcagcagcaacaacagccacaacagccacaacaacaacaacaacagccgcgTCCTGAACCCCTGCAGACCCAACAAGTCCAGCAAATCCAACAGACGGTTCAGCCTTCACAGCCTCCACGTGTTGA CAATAAGCATCAGATGGCAAAGAAGAGTACTTCTCCATTCGTCGCAGGCGTGGGAGGCACACATGCCTCCAAAATCATGATGCAGTCGCTTTCTTCCACTCCCAGCGACCCCGCTAG TGCAAGAATCTCAAGTGGCCAAAGTATTGCTTCACCGTCCTATCAGAGACTGCCCCCTCTGGCTGCCGCACCCCCTCCCGTGACCCAAGCCATGGCCACCATCCCGCGACAGCCCTCGTACCGCGCCCCGACAGACCGCATCTTCTACCTGGCACACACTTGTCAGCCAGCGTGTCTCAATCGCGTCCGACCAGCAAAGTCAGACATCCACCGAGGGAAGAACCCCCTGCTCACACCTTTACTGTACGATTTCAGGCGCATGACGGGACGACGAAAAGTCAACCGCAAG ATGTCCTTTCACGTGATCTACAAGGCTCCGTGCGGGCTTTGCCTGCGCAACATGGCAGAGATCCAGTACTACCTCTTCGAGACACGCTGTGACTTTATATTTTTAGAGATGTTCTGTCTGGACCCTTACGTCCTCGTGGACCGGCCATTCCAGCCGCAGAGGCCTTTCTATTACATTCACGACATCACTGCTGGAAAAGAGGACATTCCGCTCTCCTGCGTCAACGAGATTGATTCCACTCCGCCTCCGAAAGTAGCTTACA GTAAAGAACGTATCCCTGAAGATGGAGTATACATCAACACCAGTCCGGACTTCCTGGTTGGATGCGATTGCACTGACGGCTGTCGCGACAA GTCCAAATGCTCTTGCCACCAGCTGACCCTTCAGGCTACCGGTTGCACACCAGGGGCTCAGATCAACACAAACGCTGGATTTTTACACAAAAGATTAGAGGAGTGCCTCCCAACAGG GATCTACGAGTGTAACAAGCGGTGCAAATGCTGTGCCCAGATGTGCACCAACCGCTTGGTGCAACACGGCCTCCAGGTGCGCCTCCAGCTCTTCAAGACCCAGAACAAAGGCTGGGGGATCCGCTGTCTGGACGACGTGGCCAAGGGCTCTTTCGTCTGCATCTACGCTG GTAAAATCTTGACAGACGACTTTGCCGACAGAGAAGGTCTCGAGATGGGGGACGAGTATTTTGCCAATCTGGACCACATAGAGAGTGTGGAGAACTTCAAGGAGGGCTACGAGAGCGAGGCGCACTGTTCCGACAGCGAGGGGAGCGGTGTGGACGTGTCGAGAATAAAAATCCAGCCATCTGCTCTGGTATCAGCTAACCCTGTTGGGAGGCCGCCCAAAAAGG GCCAAAGTTCAAGCTCATCAGGGGACAGCAATGAAGACGAAGACAAAGATTCAAAGAGCGAAGAGGAAAGTGACAGTTCAGACGACACGTTTGTGAAGGAAAGCAATTTCAGCACCAGCTCCGTGTGGAGGAGTTACACCACACGCGGTCAGGTCAAGGGCAACAAGGAAG GGAGTCAAGACAGTAAAGACGAAATGAGCGCGTTAGCCAGAGGAGTCGGGGACGATAAGCCCCCGTCCATGCCAGAAGAGACGGGCAAAAGCAAAGTGGCTTCCTGGCTCACCAGCCAGGGGCTTAAGAAG GAATCCGGAGACGCAAAGAG TCAAGTGAAGTCAGAAACTGGGAAGAAGCAGGAAGTGATGACTCTCTCTGATAGTGACGAGGTTCAGACCATCAGCTCTGGATCCGATGacaacaaggagagagaaaaagtcaCCCTAG CTGTGACTAAGAAGCAGGTCGCGGTGAAATCAACGCGCGGCATCGCCCTGAAGGGCGGCCACGGGATGATGGTGAAAACGGGCACACCTGGAGGCGGGGGAGGGCCCGGAGGTCCGGGAGGAAAAACGGGACAGCAGGGTCCGActgggggaggtggagagaacACTCCCAAAAACACTAGGTTGTTCTTCGACGGGGAAGAGTCCTGCTACATCATCGATGCCAAGTTGGAAGGAAACCTCGGGCGTTACCTCAAT CACAGTTGTAGTCCCAACCTTTTCGTGCAGAATGTGTTTGTGGACACGCATGATTTGAGGTTTCCCTGGGTGGCGTTCTTTGCCAGCAA
- the setdb1b gene encoding histone-lysine N-methyltransferase SETDB1-B isoform X2, which translates to MIMELEGWDSNMEQELGISLDELKKWIDEAVEKSEIVKKKKAQLTELKEWVEKKEEEEARTDMLLSDANKSILECEKLVKETYQKSGLVYKESSSEDEGGGGGVLSSEVIEIDDDDDDDDVIAVGCLVPPKKPVTPCKDPALIEASSVLHKTSQQLQKLVQIVSKPSPGAPLLRSPSHPPSQSGSHTSVPAVFVSQAQSQSMTQPNPNATEDELRVGMMILGKKRTKTWHRGALVTISPVGNGIFKYKVKFDKGKSLLSGNHVAFEYNPTLEILYVGARVVAKYKDGSLVWLYAGIVAEMPNNKNRMRFLIFFDDGYASYVTLPDLHPICRPLKRTWEDIEDASCRDFIEEYITAYPSRPMVLLKVGQIIKTEWEGTWWKSKVEEVDGSLVKILFLDDKRSEWIYRGSTRLEPMFNLKMTTANTQEKKLAGQQRSRPNMGVMRSKGPVVQYTSDVLVGASPVKTQQGSPSQPSQTPPQQQQQQQQQQQQQPQQPQQQQQQPRPEPLQTQQVQQIQQTVQPSQPPRVDNKHQMAKKSTSPFVAGVGGTHASKIMMQSLSSTPSDPASARISSGQSIASPSYQRLPPLAAAPPPVTQAMATIPRQPSYRAPTDRIFYLAHTCQPACLNRVRPAKSDIHRGKNPLLTPLLYDFRRMTGRRKVNRKMSFHVIYKAPCGLCLRNMAEIQYYLFETRCDFIFLEMFCLDPYVLVDRPFQPQRPFYYIHDITAGKEDIPLSCVNEIDSTPPPKVAYSKERIPEDGVYINTSPDFLVGCDCTDGCRDKSKCSCHQLTLQATGCTPGAQINTNAGFLHKRLEECLPTGIYECNKRCKCCAQMCTNRLVQHGLQVRLQLFKTQNKGWGIRCLDDVAKGSFVCIYAGKILTDDFADREGLEMGDEYFANLDHIESVENFKEGYESEAHCSDSEGSGVDVSRIKIQPSALVSANPVGRPPKKGQSSSSSGDSNEDEDKDSKSEEESDSSDDTFVKESNFSTSSVWRSYTTRGQVKGNKEGSQDSKDEMSALARGVGDDKPPSMPEETGKSKVASWLTSQGLKKESGDAKSQVKSETGKKQEVMTLSDSDEVQTISSGSDDNKEREKVTLAVTKKQVAVKSTRGIALKGGHGMMVKTGTPGGGGGPGGPGGKTGQQGPTGGGGENTPKNTRLFFDGEESCYIIDAKLEGNLGRYLNHSCSPNLFVQNVFVDTHDLRFPWVAFFASKRIRAGTELTWDYNYEVGSVEGKVLLCCCGSTECRGRLL; encoded by the exons AATGGAGCTGGAGGGCTGGGATTCAAATATGGAGCAAGAGCTGGGCATCTCTTTGGATGAGCTGAAGAAGTGGATCGACGAAGCAGTGGAGAAGAGTGAgattgtgaagaagaaaaaggctcAGCTGACTGAGCTCAAGGAATGGgtggagaagaaagaagaagaggaggcgagGACAGACATGCTTCTCAGCGATGCCAACAA ATCCATATTGGAGTGTGAAAAGCTCGTGAAGGAAACTTACCAGAAGAGCGGTCTCGTTTACAAAGAGAGCAGCTCGGAGGAtgaggggggcggaggaggcgtGCTGTCCTCTGAGGTCATCGAGATagacgacgacgatgacgacgatgatgtcATTGCCGTCGGCTGTT TGGTTCCTCCAAAGAAGCCAGTCACTCCCTGCAAAGATCCAGCG TTAATTGAGGCCTCCTCAGTGCTACACAAAACATCCCAGCAGTTGCAGAAGTTGGTCCAAATTGTCAGCAAGCCGTCGCCTGGTGCTCCGTTGCTTCGATCTCCGTCGCATCCTCCGTCTCAGTCAG GTAGTCATACTTCAGTGCCAGCAGTGTTTGTATCCCAGGCTCAGTCTCAGTCCATGACCCAGCCGAACCCAAACGCCACAGAAGATGAGCTTCGAGTCGGGATGATGATTTTGGGAAAGAAGCGCACCAAGACCTGGCACAGAGGTGCCCTTGTTACTATCAGCCCAGTCG GAAATGGTATATTTAAGTATAAAGTGAAGTTTGATAAAGGAAAGAGCCTGCTTTCTGGAAATCACGTGGCTTTCGAGTATAACCCGACCCTGGAGATCCTGTATGTCGGGGCTCGCGTAGTCGCCAAATACAAGGACGGCAGCCTGGTGTGGCTCTATGCTGGGATAGTAGCAGAGATGCCCAACAACAAGAACCGGATGAG gtttttgattttctttgatGACGGCTATGCTTCATATGTGACACTACCTGACCTCCACCCAATTTGCAGACCGT TAAAGCGCACCTGGGAGGACATAGAGGATGCGTCTTGTCGAGACTTCATTGAGGAGTACATCACTGCATATCCCAGCAGGCCTATGGTGCTTCTAAAGGTTGGGCAAATCATCAAGACCGAGTGGGAGGGAACTTGGTGGAAGAGCAAAGTGGAAGAGGTGGATGGAAGCTTGGTCAAGATCCTCTTCTTG GATGACAAGAGGAGTGAGTGGATTTACAGAGGCTCCACCAGACTGGAGCCAATGTTCAACCTGAAGATGACCACCGCCAACACCCAGGAGAAGAAGTTGGCTGGCCAGCAGAGGTCACGACCTAACATGG GGGTGATGAGGAGTAAAGGTCCAGTAGTTCAATACACCAGTGACGTACTTGTTGGAGCATCTCCCGTCAAAACGCAGCAAGGCTCACCCAGCCAGCCTTCACAGACACcaccacagcaacaacaacaacaacagcagcagcagcaacaacagccacaacagccacaacaacaacaacaacagccgcgTCCTGAACCCCTGCAGACCCAACAAGTCCAGCAAATCCAACAGACGGTTCAGCCTTCACAGCCTCCACGTGTTGA CAATAAGCATCAGATGGCAAAGAAGAGTACTTCTCCATTCGTCGCAGGCGTGGGAGGCACACATGCCTCCAAAATCATGATGCAGTCGCTTTCTTCCACTCCCAGCGACCCCGCTAG TGCAAGAATCTCAAGTGGCCAAAGTATTGCTTCACCGTCCTATCAGAGACTGCCCCCTCTGGCTGCCGCACCCCCTCCCGTGACCCAAGCCATGGCCACCATCCCGCGACAGCCCTCGTACCGCGCCCCGACAGACCGCATCTTCTACCTGGCACACACTTGTCAGCCAGCGTGTCTCAATCGCGTCCGACCAGCAAAGTCAGACATCCACCGAGGGAAGAACCCCCTGCTCACACCTTTACTGTACGATTTCAGGCGCATGACGGGACGACGAAAAGTCAACCGCAAG ATGTCCTTTCACGTGATCTACAAGGCTCCGTGCGGGCTTTGCCTGCGCAACATGGCAGAGATCCAGTACTACCTCTTCGAGACACGCTGTGACTTTATATTTTTAGAGATGTTCTGTCTGGACCCTTACGTCCTCGTGGACCGGCCATTCCAGCCGCAGAGGCCTTTCTATTACATTCACGACATCACTGCTGGAAAAGAGGACATTCCGCTCTCCTGCGTCAACGAGATTGATTCCACTCCGCCTCCGAAAGTAGCTTACA GTAAAGAACGTATCCCTGAAGATGGAGTATACATCAACACCAGTCCGGACTTCCTGGTTGGATGCGATTGCACTGACGGCTGTCGCGACAA GTCCAAATGCTCTTGCCACCAGCTGACCCTTCAGGCTACCGGTTGCACACCAGGGGCTCAGATCAACACAAACGCTGGATTTTTACACAAAAGATTAGAGGAGTGCCTCCCAACAGG GATCTACGAGTGTAACAAGCGGTGCAAATGCTGTGCCCAGATGTGCACCAACCGCTTGGTGCAACACGGCCTCCAGGTGCGCCTCCAGCTCTTCAAGACCCAGAACAAAGGCTGGGGGATCCGCTGTCTGGACGACGTGGCCAAGGGCTCTTTCGTCTGCATCTACGCTG GTAAAATCTTGACAGACGACTTTGCCGACAGAGAAGGTCTCGAGATGGGGGACGAGTATTTTGCCAATCTGGACCACATAGAGAGTGTGGAGAACTTCAAGGAGGGCTACGAGAGCGAGGCGCACTGTTCCGACAGCGAGGGGAGCGGTGTGGACGTGTCGAGAATAAAAATCCAGCCATCTGCTCTGGTATCAGCTAACCCTGTTGGGAGGCCGCCCAAAAAGG GCCAAAGTTCAAGCTCATCAGGGGACAGCAATGAAGACGAAGACAAAGATTCAAAGAGCGAAGAGGAAAGTGACAGTTCAGACGACACGTTTGTGAAGGAAAGCAATTTCAGCACCAGCTCCGTGTGGAGGAGTTACACCACACGCGGTCAGGTCAAGGGCAACAAGGAAG GGAGTCAAGACAGTAAAGACGAAATGAGCGCGTTAGCCAGAGGAGTCGGGGACGATAAGCCCCCGTCCATGCCAGAAGAGACGGGCAAAAGCAAAGTGGCTTCCTGGCTCACCAGCCAGGGGCTTAAGAAG GAATCCGGAGACGCAAAGAG TCAAGTGAAGTCAGAAACTGGGAAGAAGCAGGAAGTGATGACTCTCTCTGATAGTGACGAGGTTCAGACCATCAGCTCTGGATCCGATGacaacaaggagagagaaaaagtcaCCCTAG CTGTGACTAAGAAGCAGGTCGCGGTGAAATCAACGCGCGGCATCGCCCTGAAGGGCGGCCACGGGATGATGGTGAAAACGGGCACACCTGGAGGCGGGGGAGGGCCCGGAGGTCCGGGAGGAAAAACGGGACAGCAGGGTCCGActgggggaggtggagagaacACTCCCAAAAACACTAGGTTGTTCTTCGACGGGGAAGAGTCCTGCTACATCATCGATGCCAAGTTGGAAGGAAACCTCGGGCGTTACCTCAAT CACAGTTGTAGTCCCAACCTTTTCGTGCAGAATGTGTTTGTGGACACGCATGATTTGAGGTTTCCCTGGGTGGCGTTCTTTGCCAGCAA
- the setdb1b gene encoding histone-lysine N-methyltransferase SETDB1-B isoform X1 — translation MDIGDGMELEGWDSNMEQELGISLDELKKWIDEAVEKSEIVKKKKAQLTELKEWVEKKEEEEARTDMLLSDANKSILECEKLVKETYQKSGLVYKESSSEDEGGGGGVLSSEVIEIDDDDDDDDVIAVGCLVPPKKPVTPCKDPALIEASSVLHKTSQQLQKLVQIVSKPSPGAPLLRSPSHPPSQSGSHTSVPAVFVSQAQSQSMTQPNPNATEDELRVGMMILGKKRTKTWHRGALVTISPVGNGIFKYKVKFDKGKSLLSGNHVAFEYNPTLEILYVGARVVAKYKDGSLVWLYAGIVAEMPNNKNRMRFLIFFDDGYASYVTLPDLHPICRPLKRTWEDIEDASCRDFIEEYITAYPSRPMVLLKVGQIIKTEWEGTWWKSKVEEVDGSLVKILFLDDKRSEWIYRGSTRLEPMFNLKMTTANTQEKKLAGQQRSRPNMGVMRSKGPVVQYTSDVLVGASPVKTQQGSPSQPSQTPPQQQQQQQQQQQQQPQQPQQQQQQPRPEPLQTQQVQQIQQTVQPSQPPRVDNKHQMAKKSTSPFVAGVGGTHASKIMMQSLSSTPSDPASARISSGQSIASPSYQRLPPLAAAPPPVTQAMATIPRQPSYRAPTDRIFYLAHTCQPACLNRVRPAKSDIHRGKNPLLTPLLYDFRRMTGRRKVNRKMSFHVIYKAPCGLCLRNMAEIQYYLFETRCDFIFLEMFCLDPYVLVDRPFQPQRPFYYIHDITAGKEDIPLSCVNEIDSTPPPKVAYSKERIPEDGVYINTSPDFLVGCDCTDGCRDKSKCSCHQLTLQATGCTPGAQINTNAGFLHKRLEECLPTGIYECNKRCKCCAQMCTNRLVQHGLQVRLQLFKTQNKGWGIRCLDDVAKGSFVCIYAGKILTDDFADREGLEMGDEYFANLDHIESVENFKEGYESEAHCSDSEGSGVDVSRIKIQPSALVSANPVGRPPKKGQSSSSSGDSNEDEDKDSKSEEESDSSDDTFVKESNFSTSSVWRSYTTRGQVKGNKEGSQDSKDEMSALARGVGDDKPPSMPEETGKSKVASWLTSQGLKKESGDAKSQVKSETGKKQEVMTLSDSDEVQTISSGSDDNKEREKVTLAVTKKQVAVKSTRGIALKGGHGMMVKTGTPGGGGGPGGPGGKTGQQGPTGGGGENTPKNTRLFFDGEESCYIIDAKLEGNLGRYLNHSCSPNLFVQNVFVDTHDLRFPWVAFFASKRIRAGTELTWDYNYEVGSVEGKVLLCCCGSTECRGRLL, via the exons ATGGATATAGGTGATGG AATGGAGCTGGAGGGCTGGGATTCAAATATGGAGCAAGAGCTGGGCATCTCTTTGGATGAGCTGAAGAAGTGGATCGACGAAGCAGTGGAGAAGAGTGAgattgtgaagaagaaaaaggctcAGCTGACTGAGCTCAAGGAATGGgtggagaagaaagaagaagaggaggcgagGACAGACATGCTTCTCAGCGATGCCAACAA ATCCATATTGGAGTGTGAAAAGCTCGTGAAGGAAACTTACCAGAAGAGCGGTCTCGTTTACAAAGAGAGCAGCTCGGAGGAtgaggggggcggaggaggcgtGCTGTCCTCTGAGGTCATCGAGATagacgacgacgatgacgacgatgatgtcATTGCCGTCGGCTGTT TGGTTCCTCCAAAGAAGCCAGTCACTCCCTGCAAAGATCCAGCG TTAATTGAGGCCTCCTCAGTGCTACACAAAACATCCCAGCAGTTGCAGAAGTTGGTCCAAATTGTCAGCAAGCCGTCGCCTGGTGCTCCGTTGCTTCGATCTCCGTCGCATCCTCCGTCTCAGTCAG GTAGTCATACTTCAGTGCCAGCAGTGTTTGTATCCCAGGCTCAGTCTCAGTCCATGACCCAGCCGAACCCAAACGCCACAGAAGATGAGCTTCGAGTCGGGATGATGATTTTGGGAAAGAAGCGCACCAAGACCTGGCACAGAGGTGCCCTTGTTACTATCAGCCCAGTCG GAAATGGTATATTTAAGTATAAAGTGAAGTTTGATAAAGGAAAGAGCCTGCTTTCTGGAAATCACGTGGCTTTCGAGTATAACCCGACCCTGGAGATCCTGTATGTCGGGGCTCGCGTAGTCGCCAAATACAAGGACGGCAGCCTGGTGTGGCTCTATGCTGGGATAGTAGCAGAGATGCCCAACAACAAGAACCGGATGAG gtttttgattttctttgatGACGGCTATGCTTCATATGTGACACTACCTGACCTCCACCCAATTTGCAGACCGT TAAAGCGCACCTGGGAGGACATAGAGGATGCGTCTTGTCGAGACTTCATTGAGGAGTACATCACTGCATATCCCAGCAGGCCTATGGTGCTTCTAAAGGTTGGGCAAATCATCAAGACCGAGTGGGAGGGAACTTGGTGGAAGAGCAAAGTGGAAGAGGTGGATGGAAGCTTGGTCAAGATCCTCTTCTTG GATGACAAGAGGAGTGAGTGGATTTACAGAGGCTCCACCAGACTGGAGCCAATGTTCAACCTGAAGATGACCACCGCCAACACCCAGGAGAAGAAGTTGGCTGGCCAGCAGAGGTCACGACCTAACATGG GGGTGATGAGGAGTAAAGGTCCAGTAGTTCAATACACCAGTGACGTACTTGTTGGAGCATCTCCCGTCAAAACGCAGCAAGGCTCACCCAGCCAGCCTTCACAGACACcaccacagcaacaacaacaacaacagcagcagcagcaacaacagccacaacagccacaacaacaacaacaacagccgcgTCCTGAACCCCTGCAGACCCAACAAGTCCAGCAAATCCAACAGACGGTTCAGCCTTCACAGCCTCCACGTGTTGA CAATAAGCATCAGATGGCAAAGAAGAGTACTTCTCCATTCGTCGCAGGCGTGGGAGGCACACATGCCTCCAAAATCATGATGCAGTCGCTTTCTTCCACTCCCAGCGACCCCGCTAG TGCAAGAATCTCAAGTGGCCAAAGTATTGCTTCACCGTCCTATCAGAGACTGCCCCCTCTGGCTGCCGCACCCCCTCCCGTGACCCAAGCCATGGCCACCATCCCGCGACAGCCCTCGTACCGCGCCCCGACAGACCGCATCTTCTACCTGGCACACACTTGTCAGCCAGCGTGTCTCAATCGCGTCCGACCAGCAAAGTCAGACATCCACCGAGGGAAGAACCCCCTGCTCACACCTTTACTGTACGATTTCAGGCGCATGACGGGACGACGAAAAGTCAACCGCAAG ATGTCCTTTCACGTGATCTACAAGGCTCCGTGCGGGCTTTGCCTGCGCAACATGGCAGAGATCCAGTACTACCTCTTCGAGACACGCTGTGACTTTATATTTTTAGAGATGTTCTGTCTGGACCCTTACGTCCTCGTGGACCGGCCATTCCAGCCGCAGAGGCCTTTCTATTACATTCACGACATCACTGCTGGAAAAGAGGACATTCCGCTCTCCTGCGTCAACGAGATTGATTCCACTCCGCCTCCGAAAGTAGCTTACA GTAAAGAACGTATCCCTGAAGATGGAGTATACATCAACACCAGTCCGGACTTCCTGGTTGGATGCGATTGCACTGACGGCTGTCGCGACAA GTCCAAATGCTCTTGCCACCAGCTGACCCTTCAGGCTACCGGTTGCACACCAGGGGCTCAGATCAACACAAACGCTGGATTTTTACACAAAAGATTAGAGGAGTGCCTCCCAACAGG GATCTACGAGTGTAACAAGCGGTGCAAATGCTGTGCCCAGATGTGCACCAACCGCTTGGTGCAACACGGCCTCCAGGTGCGCCTCCAGCTCTTCAAGACCCAGAACAAAGGCTGGGGGATCCGCTGTCTGGACGACGTGGCCAAGGGCTCTTTCGTCTGCATCTACGCTG GTAAAATCTTGACAGACGACTTTGCCGACAGAGAAGGTCTCGAGATGGGGGACGAGTATTTTGCCAATCTGGACCACATAGAGAGTGTGGAGAACTTCAAGGAGGGCTACGAGAGCGAGGCGCACTGTTCCGACAGCGAGGGGAGCGGTGTGGACGTGTCGAGAATAAAAATCCAGCCATCTGCTCTGGTATCAGCTAACCCTGTTGGGAGGCCGCCCAAAAAGG GCCAAAGTTCAAGCTCATCAGGGGACAGCAATGAAGACGAAGACAAAGATTCAAAGAGCGAAGAGGAAAGTGACAGTTCAGACGACACGTTTGTGAAGGAAAGCAATTTCAGCACCAGCTCCGTGTGGAGGAGTTACACCACACGCGGTCAGGTCAAGGGCAACAAGGAAG GGAGTCAAGACAGTAAAGACGAAATGAGCGCGTTAGCCAGAGGAGTCGGGGACGATAAGCCCCCGTCCATGCCAGAAGAGACGGGCAAAAGCAAAGTGGCTTCCTGGCTCACCAGCCAGGGGCTTAAGAAG GAATCCGGAGACGCAAAGAG TCAAGTGAAGTCAGAAACTGGGAAGAAGCAGGAAGTGATGACTCTCTCTGATAGTGACGAGGTTCAGACCATCAGCTCTGGATCCGATGacaacaaggagagagaaaaagtcaCCCTAG CTGTGACTAAGAAGCAGGTCGCGGTGAAATCAACGCGCGGCATCGCCCTGAAGGGCGGCCACGGGATGATGGTGAAAACGGGCACACCTGGAGGCGGGGGAGGGCCCGGAGGTCCGGGAGGAAAAACGGGACAGCAGGGTCCGActgggggaggtggagagaacACTCCCAAAAACACTAGGTTGTTCTTCGACGGGGAAGAGTCCTGCTACATCATCGATGCCAAGTTGGAAGGAAACCTCGGGCGTTACCTCAAT CACAGTTGTAGTCCCAACCTTTTCGTGCAGAATGTGTTTGTGGACACGCATGATTTGAGGTTTCCCTGGGTGGCGTTCTTTGCCAGCAA